CGCAGTGTCTGGCGCGGAAGGAGGCGGACCCGGTTCACCTTGGCGTACGGCGGTATCGCGAGATTGGCGCCCCACTGGGCGACGGGAATGACGGGCGCCTTGGTGAGGAGGGCGACGCGCGCGGCCCCGGTCTTGCCGGTCATCGGCCACATGCGGGGGTCGCGGGTGAGGGTGCCCTCGGGATAGAACGCGACGCATTCCCCGCGTTCGACGGCGTCCACGGCGGCCCGGAAGGCGTCCAGTGCGTTGGAGCTCTCGCGATAGACCGGGATCTGTCCGGTGCCCCGGAGCATCATCCCGACGAAGGGGACGTCGAAGAGTCCGGCCTTGGCGAGCAGTCGCGGCACCCGCCCGGTGTTGTACTGGAAGTGTCCGTAGGAGAGGGGGTCCAGAGCCGAGTTGTGGTTCACCGCGGTGATGAATCCGCCGTGCGCCGGAATGTGTTCCATTCCCCGCCAGTCCCGCTTGAACAGAACGACCAACGGCGGTTTCGCGATGACCGCTGCCAGGCGGTACCAGAAGCCGATTCTGGGGCGGGGCACTCGGACACCTTTCTCTGTGGCCTGGCTCGGGCCGGCCTTGCTGGGGGTCAAGTGTCGCCCCATGCCTCTGCTCTGTCGAGGACACCGTACGCCCCGGCGCGCGGAGCGGAACTGCGGGATCGGTCGGCCTTTCCCGGCGCGTGGCGGGCTCCCCTCCGCGCCGTACGCCGCGGTCGGGCCACAATAGGGCGCATACGAGGGCTGAACGCGTAAGGACGGAGCGCACGCCACGAACACCGACCCGACCGCCCCCTGGTCCCTGGTGGTCCCGCTCAAGCCGCTGGCGGTGGCCAAGAGCAGGCTCGCCGGGTCGACGGGCGAGCCGCTGCGGCCCCGGCTGGCGCTGGCGTTCGCCCAGGACACCGTGGCCGCGGCGCTGGCCTGCCCCGTCGTACGCGACGTGGTGGTCGTCACGGACGACCCGCTGGCGGCGGCCGAACTGACCGCGCTGGGCGCCCGCGCCGTCCCCGACAGCCCGGCCGCCGGGCTCAACGCCGCGCTGGCGCACGGCGCGCGGGTGGTGCGGGAGCGCCGGCCCCGAGCCGCCGTCGCGGCCCTGAACGCCGATCTGCCGGCGCTGCGTCCGGCGGAACTGGCGCGGGTGCTGGCCACCGCCGGGGATTTCCCGCGCGCATTTCTCGCGGACGCCGCCGAAATCGGTACCACTTTGCTGGCCGCGCGGGCCGGATCGGAATTGAATCCGGCATTCGGTGGCGCTTCACGGCTCCGGCATTTGTCCGCGGGGGCGGTGGAAATTGTGCTGGCCGGTGTGGATTCCGTACGGCGTGACGTCGATACGGGAGAGGACCTGCTGGCCGCCTCGGCCCTCGGGCTGGGCCCGTACACGGCCCGGCAGCGGGCGGTTCCCGGCCCCGTTCCGGGCGCCGGCGGGGCGGGTGTCACCGCTCCCGGGACCCGGCCCGCCCCCTGATCCGTTCCGCCCGACCGTCCTCGCCGATCGGTGCCGCGCGGCGGGTAGGGCGACCGATACGCTGGCGGGCATGCAGGCGACCGCGTACACCTTCGTATCCGAGACCCGCAGCGGCAGTGTGCTGCTCGACGACGGGACTCCGGTGGACTTCGACGCCGCGGCGTTCGACGCGGGCGGCCTGCGGCTGCTGCGGCCGGGCCAGCGGGTCCGTATCGAACGCGAGGGCGGGAACAGCGGGGCCGTCACGCTGGTGACGCTCCAGACCTTCTGAAGCTTCTGAGGACGGCGGGGCGCGCCGCCCAACGCCGCGGGCCGGGCTCCCCGAGGGGAGCCCGGCCCGGCGCGTGAACAGGCCCTGCGACCGCGTACCGCTCAGTTGTTCCTCGCGGTGGCCTTCTTGGCGGTGGTGGTGCGTGCGGCGACCTTTCGGGCCGGCGCCTTCTTGGCGGTCGCCTTCTTGGCCGGCGCGGTCTTCTTCGCCGTGGCCTTCTTGGCCGTGCCCGTCTTCTTGGCGGTGGTCTTCTTGGCGGCCGTGGTCTTCTTCGTGGTCGTCTTGCGGGCGGTGGCCGAGGTCTTCTTGGCGGCCCTCTTGGCGGTGCCCGCGACCACGGTCTTCCGGGCGGCGGTCTTCTTCGCCGTCGCCTTCTTGGCGGTGGCCTTCTTGGCCGCGGCCTTGGCGGTCGTCCGGGTCGGGGAACCGCCCGAGAGGCTGCCCTTGGGCGCCTTCTTGACCGCCACGTCGTTCTTCGGAAGCTTCTTCGTGCCGCTCACCAGGTCCTTGAAGCCCTGCCCCGCGCGGAAACGCGGCACCGACGTCTTCTTGACCCGCACCCGCTCGCCCGTCTGCGGGTTACGCGCGTAACGGGCCGGACGGTCGACCTTCTCGAACGAACCGAAGCCGGTGACGGAGACCCGCTCACCCGCGACGACGGCGCGGACAACCGCGTCCAGTACCGCGTCGACCGCGTCGGCCGCCTGCTGGCGTCCGCCGACCTTGTCCGCAATTGCTTCTACGAGCTGCGCCTTGTTCACGTCTTCCCCTTCGGAGACATTGCCAGAACGAAAGTGTTCAAGCTTTTCCGCACGTTAGGCAGATATATACCGCAAATCAAACACGAAACGGGCTAATCACCCTAGTGCCGCAACGAAGTCGACCCCGCGGAGTTCCGCGGCTTCAGTCGCCTTCCGGGAATCGACCCTCGTCGAGGTCCTTCATCAAGCGGTCCAGACGACGGGCCGCGTCTAAGAGATCGTGTTTGGTCGCAGCCGTGATGACCAGCAGCTTCCGGTTCAGCGCCATCCGTACGCCCTCCGGGACTTGCAGTGCGCGCACGGTTGTGTGCGCTTCCTTGAGCCGGTGCGCGACCACTCCGTAAAGGTCGAGTTGGCTGTCGCGTTCCATGCACCGATTGTGCCATCTGGGGCGAGTTGTCGCCCGACAGGGTCCCAACAACGCACTGCGCCCCCTACCCGGAGGCAGGGGGCGCAGTCGAGGAAAAGCGCTGATCAGACGGCAATTGTGCGAGGTTTGAAGGAGGGCCGGGAGCGTTCGTACGCGGCGATGTCCCCTTCGTTCTTCAGGGTGAGACCGATGTCGTCGAGTCCGTTGAGCAGACGCCAGCGGGCGTTCTCGTCAAGGTCGAAATCAGCCGTCAGTGTCGTCCCGTCGGGGCCCTCGGCGCGCACCTGGCGCGCTTCGAGGTCCACCGTCACCGCGGTGCCCGGATGGGCCTCGGTCAGCTCCCACAGGTGGTCGACGACGCGCTGTTCCAGGACGACGGTCAGCAGGCCGTTCTTGAGGGAGTTGCCGCGGAAGATGTCGGCGAACCGGGAGGAGACGACCGCGCGGAAGCCGTAGTTCTGAAGCGCCCACACGGCGTGTTCCCGGGACGAGCCGGTGCCGAAGTCCGGTCCGGCGACCAGCACCGAGGCGCCCTGTCGCTCCGGCTGGTTGAGCACGAAGTCCGGGTCCTTGCGCCACGCCTCGAACAGCCCGTCCTCGAAGCCGTCGCGCGTGACCTTCTTGAGCCAGTGGGCCGGGATGATCTGGTCCGTGTCGACGTTGCCGCGGCGCAGCGGGACGGCACGGCCGGTGTGTGTGGTGAAAGCGTCCATGACCGCTCATGCCTCCACGGGGGTGCGGGTGTCGGACAGGTCGGCGGGCGAGGCCAGGTGGCCCAGTACGGCGGTGGCGGCGGCCACCTGCGGCGACACGAGGTGGGTCCGGCCGCCCTTGCCCTGCCGGCCCTCGAAGTTGCGGTTGGAGGTCGACGCGGAGCGCTCGCCGGGCGCCAGTTGGTCGGGGTTCATGCCCAGGCACATCGAACAGCCGGCGTGCCGCCATTCGGCGCCCGCGCCGGTGAAGACCTTGTCCAGGCCCTCCGCGACGGCCTGGAGCGCGACCCGTACGGAGCCGGGGACCACCAGCATCCGTACGCCGTCGGCGACTTTGCGGCCGTCCAGGATCGAGGCGGCCGAGCGCAGGTCCTCGATGCGGCCGTTGGTGCAGGAACCGACGAAGACCGTGTCCACGGTGATGTCCCGCAGCGCCTGCCCGGCGGTCAACCCCATGTACTCCAGGGCCTTCTCGGCGGCGAGCCGCTCCGAGGCGTCCTCGTACGAGGCGGGGTCGGGGACGTGCGTCGACAGCGGCGCGCCCTGGCCGGGGTTGGTGCCCCAGGTGACGAACGGGGCCAGTTCGGTGGCGTCGATGAAGACCTCGGCGTCGAAGACGGCGTCGTCGTCGGTGCGGAGCGTGCGCCAGTACGCGACGGCGTCGTCCCAGTCGGTGCCCTCGGGGGCGTGGTCGCGGCCCCGGAGGTAGTCGAAGGTGATCTCGTCCGGGGCGATCATGCCCGCCCGCGCGCCGGCCTCGATCGACATGTTGCAGATGGTCATGCGGGCCTCCATCGAGAGCTTCTCGATGGCGGAGCCGCGGTATTCGAGGATGTAGCCCTGGCCGCCGCCGGTGCCGATACGGGCGATGACGGCGAGGATCAGGTCCTTGGCCGTGACGTCGGCGGGCAGTTCGCCCTCGACGGTGATGGCCATGGTGCGGGGCCGGGCCAGCGGGAGCGTCTGGGTGGCCAGTACGTGCTCGACCTGGCTGGTGCCGATGCCGAAGGCCAGCGCGCCGAACGCGCCGTGGGTGGAGGTGTGGCTGTCGCCGCACACGACGGTGGTGCCGGGCTGGGTCAGCCCCAGCTGGGGGCCCACGACATGGACGACGCCCTGCTCGACGTCGCCCAGCGGGTGCAGCCGTACGCCGAAGTCCGCGCAGTTCTTGCGCAGCGTCTCCAGCTGGATACGCGAGACGGGGTCGGCGATCGGCTTGTCGATGTCGAGCGTCGGGGTGTTGTGGTCCTCGGTCGCGATGGTGAGGTCGAGCCTCCGCACCCGTCGGCCGTTCTGCCGCAGACCGTCGAAGGCCTGCGGGCTCGTCACCTCGTGGAGCAGGTGCAGATCGATGAAGAGGAGGTCGGGCTCGCCCTCGGCGCGCCGGACGACGTGGTCGTCCCAGACCTTCTCCGCGAGTGTCCTACCCATCGCTTTCCCTTCGGCCGGCAGCGCCGCCGGCGGTCCTGGAGACATGTGGGGCCGGCGCCGGTGTCCCGCGCGCCCGTGTCGGCTGCGAACCCGGTTTCGGGTGCGGGCCCGTCCCTACAGGTTGACAAGTTCCCCGGAAAATTGAACTTGCGTTTCACAGAGTGAGACGCGAGTATCGTTTCATGGACAACTCTAGTGGAGTCGGCGTTCTCGACAAGGCGGCTCTGGTGCTGAGCGCCCTGGAGTCCGGTCCGGCCACCCTCGCGGGGCTGGTCGCCGCGACCGGGCTCGCGCGGCCCACGGCCCACCGGCTGGCCGTGGCCCTGGAACACCACCGGATGGTGGCGAGGGACATGCAGGGCCGGTTCATTCTCGGGCCGCGACTCGCGGAACTGGCGGCGGCGGCCGGCGAGGACCGCCTGCTCGCGACGGCCGGACCGGTGCTGACACATCTGCGGGACATGACCGGGGAGAGCGCGCAGCTCTACCGGCGCCAGGGTGACATGCGGATCTGCGTGGCCGCCGCGGAGCGCCTGTCCGGTCTG
Above is a window of Streptomyces sp. NBC_01498 DNA encoding:
- the ndgR gene encoding IclR family transcriptional regulator NdgR, which encodes MDNSSGVGVLDKAALVLSALESGPATLAGLVAATGLARPTAHRLAVALEHHRMVARDMQGRFILGPRLAELAAAAGEDRLLATAGPVLTHLRDMTGESAQLYRRQGDMRICVAAAERLSGLRDTVPVGSTLTMKAGSSAQILMAWEEPERLHRGLQGARFTATALSGVRRRGWAQSIGEREPGVASVSAPVRGPSNRVVAAVSVSGPIERLSRHPGRMHAQAIIDAAARLSEALRRSG
- a CDS encoding HU family DNA-binding protein; the protein is MNKAQLVEAIADKVGGRQQAADAVDAVLDAVVRAVVAGERVSVTGFGSFEKVDRPARYARNPQTGERVRVKKTSVPRFRAGQGFKDLVSGTKKLPKNDVAVKKAPKGSLSGGSPTRTTAKAAAKKATAKKATAKKTAARKTVVAGTAKRAAKKTSATARKTTTKKTTAAKKTTAKKTGTAKKATAKKTAPAKKATAKKAPARKVAARTTTAKKATARNN
- the leuD gene encoding 3-isopropylmalate dehydratase small subunit, with translation MDAFTTHTGRAVPLRRGNVDTDQIIPAHWLKKVTRDGFEDGLFEAWRKDPDFVLNQPERQGASVLVAGPDFGTGSSREHAVWALQNYGFRAVVSSRFADIFRGNSLKNGLLTVVLEQRVVDHLWELTEAHPGTAVTVDLEARQVRAEGPDGTTLTADFDLDENARWRLLNGLDDIGLTLKNEGDIAAYERSRPSFKPRTIAV
- the cofC gene encoding 2-phospho-L-lactate guanylyltransferase; the protein is MVPLKPLAVAKSRLAGSTGEPLRPRLALAFAQDTVAAALACPVVRDVVVVTDDPLAAAELTALGARAVPDSPAAGLNAALAHGARVVRERRPRAAVAALNADLPALRPAELARVLATAGDFPRAFLADAAEIGTTLLAARAGSELNPAFGGASRLRHLSAGAVEIVLAGVDSVRRDVDTGEDLLAASALGLGPYTARQRAVPGPVPGAGGAGVTAPGTRPAP
- the leuC gene encoding 3-isopropylmalate dehydratase large subunit encodes the protein MGRTLAEKVWDDHVVRRAEGEPDLLFIDLHLLHEVTSPQAFDGLRQNGRRVRRLDLTIATEDHNTPTLDIDKPIADPVSRIQLETLRKNCADFGVRLHPLGDVEQGVVHVVGPQLGLTQPGTTVVCGDSHTSTHGAFGALAFGIGTSQVEHVLATQTLPLARPRTMAITVEGELPADVTAKDLILAVIARIGTGGGQGYILEYRGSAIEKLSMEARMTICNMSIEAGARAGMIAPDEITFDYLRGRDHAPEGTDWDDAVAYWRTLRTDDDAVFDAEVFIDATELAPFVTWGTNPGQGAPLSTHVPDPASYEDASERLAAEKALEYMGLTAGQALRDITVDTVFVGSCTNGRIEDLRSAASILDGRKVADGVRMLVVPGSVRVALQAVAEGLDKVFTGAGAEWRHAGCSMCLGMNPDQLAPGERSASTSNRNFEGRQGKGGRTHLVSPQVAAATAVLGHLASPADLSDTRTPVEA
- a CDS encoding lysophospholipid acyltransferase family protein — encoded protein: MPRPRIGFWYRLAAVIAKPPLVVLFKRDWRGMEHIPAHGGFITAVNHNSALDPLSYGHFQYNTGRVPRLLAKAGLFDVPFVGMMLRGTGQIPVYRESSNALDAFRAAVDAVERGECVAFYPEGTLTRDPRMWPMTGKTGAARVALLTKAPVIPVAQWGANLAIPPYAKVNRVRLLPRQTLRVQAGPPVDLSRFYGKDPTPELLREVTEVIMAAITELLAEVRGEPVPAAPYDHRRILEEKRRKAAEEGLK